ACGGCCCATCAAATACCTTTTGCCGGAGAACGTCGAGGAGTATATCTTCGCGAACCGGCTCTACAAGTGACGGCTGCATCAGGGCAATGCCTTTTGCAGATACTACTTAAAAAGGGAAACGAGGTGAAGAAGGTAGTGACCACCCTGTACGTGGGCAACCTCCCGTGGGCCACTACCGCCGAGGATCTGGAGCAGATCTTCGGACAATACGGCGAGGTGCTCTCGAGTCGGATTATCACCGACCGTCAAACCGGGCGCTCGCGGGGTTTTGGCTTTGTAGAGGTCAGGGACGAGGACGCGGAGACCATGGTTTCCGCCCTTAACGGCAGCGA
The sequence above is a segment of the Thermoanaerobacterales bacterium genome. Coding sequences within it:
- a CDS encoding RNA-binding protein; the encoded protein is MKKVVTTLYVGNLPWATTAEDLEQIFGQYGEVLSSRIITDRQTGRSRGFGFVEVRDEDAETMVSALNGSELGGRILTVNEAKARNNRRV